One segment of Pandoraea pnomenusa DNA contains the following:
- the mmsB gene encoding 3-hydroxyisobutyrate dehydrogenase, with protein MATETQQGSLRVAFIGLGNMGGPMAANLVTAGHAVRGFDLSAAAMDRLAAAGGRAAASIADAVRDAQVVITMLPAGEHVLAAYDGPQGVLANAAPDAVLIDSSTVPPEIPRQLARLARPGTLLLDAPVSGGTAGAAAGTLTFMVGGDAALVERMRPLLGNMGRAIHHGGPLGAGQTLKLCNNMLLGILMAGTSEALRLGIANGLDPKVLSAVMQQSSGRNWTLEVYNPCPGVMENAASSRGYTGGFATDLMAKDLRLAHGAALASDVATPLGDLARRIFEVHRANGHGGLDFSSIFQDPVTLAQALDVK; from the coding sequence ATGGCTACGGAAACGCAACAAGGGTCGCTGCGCGTCGCGTTCATCGGACTCGGCAACATGGGCGGGCCGATGGCGGCCAATCTGGTGACGGCCGGGCATGCGGTGCGCGGTTTCGATTTGTCCGCGGCCGCCATGGACCGGCTGGCCGCCGCCGGTGGCCGGGCGGCCGCCTCGATCGCCGACGCCGTGCGCGACGCGCAGGTCGTCATCACGATGCTGCCGGCCGGGGAGCACGTGCTGGCTGCCTATGACGGCCCGCAGGGAGTGCTCGCCAATGCCGCGCCGGACGCAGTGCTGATCGACAGTAGCACGGTGCCGCCGGAGATCCCGCGGCAACTGGCCAGGCTCGCGCGGCCCGGTACGTTGCTGCTCGACGCGCCGGTCTCGGGCGGCACCGCCGGCGCGGCGGCCGGCACGCTCACGTTCATGGTCGGGGGCGACGCGGCGCTCGTCGAGCGCATGCGCCCGCTGCTGGGCAACATGGGGCGCGCGATCCACCATGGCGGGCCGCTCGGCGCAGGCCAGACGCTCAAGCTGTGCAACAACATGCTGCTGGGCATCCTGATGGCGGGCACGAGCGAGGCGTTGCGCCTTGGCATCGCTAACGGACTCGATCCGAAGGTGCTCTCGGCGGTGATGCAACAGAGTTCGGGCCGCAACTGGACGCTGGAGGTGTACAACCCCTGTCCGGGGGTGATGGAGAACGCGGCGTCGTCGCGTGGCTACACGGGCGGATTCGCGACGGATCTCATGGCCAAGGACCTGCGTCTGGCCCATGGGGCCGCGCTGGCGAGCGACGTGGCCACGCCACTGGGGGATCTTGCACGGCGCATTTTCGAAGTGCATCGCGCCAATGGCCATGGCGGACTCGACTTCTCGAGCATCTTCCAGGATCCGGTGACGCTCGCGCAGGCGCTCGATGTGAAGTAG